A portion of the Pseudomonas sp. PSE14 genome contains these proteins:
- the cysB gene encoding HTH-type transcriptional regulator CysB: MKLQQLRYIWEVAHHDLNVSATAQSLYTSQPGISKQIRLLEDELGVEVFARSGKHLTRVTPAGERIINTAGEILRKVESIKQIAQEFSNEKKGTLSIATTHTQARYALPGVISGFIKQYPDVSLHMHQGTPMQIAEMAADGTVDFAIATEALELFGDLIMMPCYRWNRCVIVPQGHPLTKVPKLTLELLAEQPIVTYVFGFTGRSKLDEAFNQRGLVPKVVFTAADADVIKTYVRLGLGVGIVAHMAVDPKLDSDLVMLDASHLFESSVTKIGFRRGTFLRGFMCDFIEKFAPHLTRDLLSKAVQCHNKTELDELFEGIELPVY; this comes from the coding sequence ATGAAGCTTCAGCAACTGCGCTATATCTGGGAAGTCGCGCACCACGACCTGAACGTTTCGGCCACTGCTCAAAGCCTGTATACCTCCCAGCCCGGCATCAGCAAGCAGATCCGCCTGCTGGAAGACGAGCTGGGCGTCGAAGTCTTCGCCCGCAGCGGCAAGCACCTCACCCGCGTCACCCCGGCCGGCGAGCGCATCATCAACACCGCCGGCGAGATCCTGCGCAAGGTCGAAAGCATCAAGCAGATCGCCCAGGAATTCTCCAACGAGAAGAAGGGCACCCTGTCCATCGCCACCACCCACACCCAGGCGCGCTATGCACTGCCGGGTGTGATCAGCGGCTTCATCAAGCAATATCCGGACGTCTCCCTGCACATGCACCAGGGCACGCCGATGCAGATCGCCGAGATGGCCGCCGACGGCACCGTCGACTTCGCCATCGCCACCGAGGCACTGGAGCTGTTCGGTGACCTGATCATGATGCCATGCTACCGCTGGAACCGTTGCGTGATCGTGCCCCAGGGCCACCCGCTGACCAAGGTGCCGAAGCTGACCCTGGAACTGCTGGCCGAACAGCCCATCGTCACCTACGTGTTCGGTTTCACCGGTCGTTCCAAGCTGGACGAAGCCTTCAACCAGCGTGGTCTGGTGCCGAAGGTGGTGTTCACCGCCGCCGACGCCGACGTGATCAAGACCTACGTGCGCCTGGGCCTGGGCGTGGGCATCGTGGCTCACATGGCGGTTGATCCGAAGCTCGACAGCGACCTGGTGATGCTCGACGCCAGCCACCTGTTCGAATCCAGCGTGACCAAGATCGGTTTCCGTCGCGGCACCTTCCTGCGCGGTTTCATGTGCGACTTCATCGAGAAGTTCGCCCCGCACCTGACCCGCGACCTGCTCTCCAAGGCCGTGCAGTGCCACAACAAGACCGAGCTCGACGAGCTGTTCGAAGGGATTGAGTTGCCGGTTTACTGA
- a CDS encoding universal stress protein — translation MIRSILYATDLGLYAPYVLQHALSLARAYGVQLYVVHAVEPLGLFAESVLQTYLDENTLNEMRANGLHNVMGSIEQRVMEGFRDELGELRQDAELIHSVRVIQGDPPMVILDEARRLGVDLIVAGSHSHGEGLNTPLGRTAGRLVQLAEVPVYLVPMLLHR, via the coding sequence ATGATCCGATCGATTCTTTACGCTACCGACCTTGGCCTCTACGCGCCTTATGTCCTCCAGCATGCTCTCTCGCTGGCCCGTGCCTATGGGGTCCAGTTGTACGTGGTGCACGCCGTGGAGCCGCTCGGACTGTTCGCCGAGTCGGTGCTGCAGACCTACCTGGACGAGAACACCCTCAACGAAATGCGCGCCAATGGCCTGCACAACGTCATGGGCAGCATCGAGCAGCGCGTGATGGAAGGGTTCCGCGACGAGCTGGGGGAGCTGCGTCAGGATGCCGAGCTGATCCACTCCGTACGGGTCATCCAGGGGGACCCGCCGATGGTGATCCTCGACGAGGCGCGGCGTCTGGGGGTGGACCTGATCGTCGCCGGCAGCCACAGCCACGGGGAGGGGCTGAACACGCCGCTGGGGCGCACCGCGGGGCGTCTGGTGCAATTGGCGGAGGTGCCGGTGTACCTGGTACCGATGCTGCTGCACCGTTGA
- a CDS encoding 5'-nucleotidase: MAKGLGDKLVVAISSRALFDLRESHQVYEREGVEAYRQYQIAREDEVLPPGDAFALVQKLLALNGDSDSAPVEVILVSRNSADTGLRVFNSIQHYGLGISRAAFVGGRSPYPYLKAFNCHLFLSTHIDDVRSALDAGFAAATILSGGTRRESNGELRFAFDGDAVLFSDASERVYQQGGLEAFQTHERESAREPLGGGPFKPFLAALNRVQQAFPQESCPIRTALVTARSAPAHERVIRTLREWDIRLDESLFLGGLDKAAFLEAFAADVFFDDQAGHCEKAREVVATGHVPHGVSNEKQTAG; this comes from the coding sequence ATGGCGAAGGGACTGGGCGATAAGCTGGTGGTGGCGATTTCCTCGCGGGCGCTGTTCGACCTGCGCGAGAGCCACCAGGTGTATGAGCGCGAGGGCGTTGAAGCCTATCGCCAGTACCAGATCGCCCGAGAGGACGAAGTGCTGCCGCCCGGCGATGCCTTCGCCCTGGTGCAGAAGCTGCTGGCGCTCAACGGCGACTCGGACAGCGCACCGGTGGAGGTCATCCTGGTTTCGCGCAACAGCGCCGATACCGGCCTGCGGGTGTTCAACTCGATCCAGCACTACGGCCTGGGCATTTCCCGCGCCGCCTTCGTCGGTGGCCGCAGCCCCTATCCCTACCTGAAAGCATTCAACTGCCACCTGTTCCTCTCCACCCATATCGACGACGTACGCAGTGCCTTGGATGCCGGTTTTGCTGCTGCCACCATCCTTTCCGGTGGGACCCGGCGCGAGAGCAATGGGGAGCTGCGCTTCGCCTTCGATGGCGATGCGGTGCTGTTCTCCGACGCTTCCGAGCGCGTCTACCAGCAGGGCGGGCTGGAGGCGTTCCAGACCCATGAGCGCGAGTCCGCCCGCGAGCCCCTGGGCGGCGGTCCGTTCAAGCCCTTCCTCGCCGCGCTCAACCGGGTGCAGCAGGCGTTCCCGCAGGAGTCCTGCCCGATTCGCACCGCGCTGGTCACCGCCCGTTCGGCGCCGGCGCATGAGCGGGTGATCCGCACGCTGCGCGAATGGGATATCCGCCTCGACGAGTCGCTGTTCCTCGGTGGCCTGGACAAGGCCGCGTTCCTCGAAGCCTTCGCCGCCGACGTGTTCTTCGACGACCAGGCGGGGCATTGCGAGAAGGCTCGCGAGGTGGTCGCCACCGGGCATGTGCCGCACGGCGTAAGCAACGAAAAGCAGACCGCCGGATAG
- a CDS encoding putative 2-dehydropantoate 2-reductase has translation MNLRIGIIGTGAIGGFYGLMLARAGHDVHFLLRSEYPAVVENGLRLNSQVYGELSLAPVNAYDDAARMPPCDWLLVGAKTTSNASLAPLIAQAAARGARVLLLQNGLAVEDELRALLPDHLHLLGGLCFICVHRSAPGVIEHQAFGAVNIGYHSGPAVGEPERLAIVEEGVELFRSAELGSNAMPSLEHARWQKLVWNIPYNGLSVLLDSGTRAIMDNPDSRALVAELMEEVVAGAKACGHSLPPNIVGAMLASTDAMPDYLPSMYHDFAQHRPLELGAIYAAPLEAARKAGRELPKIEALYRALRFIDARNQAH, from the coding sequence ATGAATCTGCGAATCGGCATCATTGGAACCGGCGCCATCGGCGGTTTCTATGGCCTGATGCTGGCCCGCGCCGGCCACGACGTGCATTTCCTGCTGCGCAGCGAGTACCCGGCGGTGGTGGAGAACGGTCTGCGCCTGAACAGCCAGGTTTACGGCGAGCTGAGCCTGGCACCGGTGAATGCCTATGACGACGCCGCGCGCATGCCGCCTTGCGACTGGCTGCTGGTCGGCGCCAAGACCACCAGCAATGCCAGCCTGGCGCCCCTGATCGCCCAGGCGGCCGCCCGTGGCGCCAGGGTCCTGCTGCTGCAGAACGGCCTGGCGGTCGAGGACGAGCTGCGGGCGCTGCTGCCCGACCACCTGCATCTGCTGGGTGGCCTCTGCTTCATCTGCGTGCACCGCAGCGCGCCGGGTGTCATCGAGCACCAGGCTTTCGGCGCGGTGAACATCGGTTACCACTCGGGCCCCGCAGTGGGTGAGCCGGAGCGCCTGGCCATCGTCGAGGAGGGCGTCGAGCTGTTCCGCAGCGCCGAACTGGGCTCCAACGCCATGCCCAGCCTCGAACATGCACGCTGGCAGAAACTGGTGTGGAACATCCCCTACAACGGTCTTTCGGTACTGCTCGACAGCGGCACCCGGGCGATCATGGACAACCCCGACAGCCGCGCCCTGGTGGCCGAGCTGATGGAGGAGGTAGTGGCCGGCGCGAAGGCTTGCGGGCATTCGCTGCCGCCGAACATCGTCGGCGCGATGCTGGCCTCGACCGACGCCATGCCGGATTACCTGCCGAGCATGTATCACGACTTCGCGCAGCATCGACCGCTGGAGCTGGGCGCGATCTACGCCGCGCCCCTGGAGGCTGCACGCAAGGCCGGGCGCGAGCTGCCGAAAATCGAGGCGCTCTACCGCGCCCTGCGTTTCATCGACGCGCGCAACCAGGCTCATTGA
- a CDS encoding thioredoxin: MTECSDRNLSSIGHLSIVPALELTDLDADRRLLSLPGVSLLVFTSEGCSSCRWARAKLPEFGLPVDRLCWIDAGRSGGLVARYGVFHLPAMFLVRDGHFLGPVHAALRPESLIDALRAGLSRPAEELP, from the coding sequence ATGACGGAATGCTCCGACCGCAATCTTTCTAGTATTGGCCACTTGAGTATAGTGCCGGCCCTTGAGCTGACCGACCTGGACGCCGACCGCCGGCTGCTTTCCCTGCCGGGCGTGTCGCTGCTGGTGTTCACCAGCGAGGGCTGCTCCTCCTGCCGCTGGGCGCGGGCGAAGCTGCCGGAGTTCGGCCTCCCGGTGGATCGCCTGTGCTGGATCGACGCCGGTCGCAGCGGCGGGTTGGTGGCGCGCTATGGCGTGTTCCACCTGCCGGCGATGTTCCTGGTGCGCGACGGTCATTTTCTCGGCCCGGTCCATGCCGCCCTGCGTCCAGAATCGCTGATCGACGCCTTGCGCGCTGGCCTGTCGCGCCCGGCTGAGGAGTTGCCTTGA
- a CDS encoding PilZ domain-containing protein — protein MRQFLRHPCDLPVELVIRKQTFLPRQRLHNISLGGVACNSPRGFRRGTSIELRIPLLGDSARYPGVVAWSRKQNSDYIVGIAFIDEDTLFRARMVEQVCQIERYRRQREQETGAALSFEELALEWIAHNAQDFPLFCAV, from the coding sequence ATGCGGCAGTTCCTGCGTCACCCCTGTGACCTTCCGGTTGAACTGGTCATTCGCAAGCAGACCTTCCTGCCGCGCCAGCGACTGCACAATATCAGCCTCGGCGGTGTGGCGTGCAACTCGCCACGGGGCTTTCGTCGCGGCACGTCCATCGAGCTGCGCATTCCCCTGCTGGGCGACTCGGCGCGCTACCCGGGCGTAGTGGCCTGGAGCCGCAAGCAGAACAGCGACTACATCGTCGGCATTGCCTTCATCGACGAAGACACGCTGTTCCGCGCCCGCATGGTCGAGCAGGTATGCCAGATAGAGCGCTACCGGCGGCAGCGCGAACAGGAGACGGGCGCCGCGCTGTCGTTCGAGGAACTCGCCCTGGAATGGATCGCGCACAACGCCCAGGACTTCCCATTGTTTTGCGCAGTCTGA
- a CDS encoding 3-deoxy-7-phosphoheptulonate synthase produces MADLQIDDLNVASNETLITPEQLKREIPLTDAALRTVANGRQVVRDILDGKDHRLFVVIGPCSIHDIKAAHEYAERLKVLAAEVSDTLFLVMRVYFEKPRTTVGWKGLINDPYLDDSFKIQDGLHIGRQLLRDLAEMGLPTATEALDPISPQYLQDLISWSAIGARTTESQTHREMASGLSSAVGFKNGTDGSLTVAINALQSVSSPHRFLGINQEGGVSIVTTKGNAYGHVVLRGGNGKPNYDSVSVALCEQELTKAKIPLNVMVDCSHANSNKDPALQPLVMDNVANQIAEGNNSIVGLMVESHLGWGSQPIPKDLCQLQYGVSITDACIDWDTTEKAVRSMHAKLKDVLPKRQRG; encoded by the coding sequence ATGGCTGATTTACAGATCGACGACCTTAACGTTGCCTCCAACGAGACCCTGATCACGCCGGAGCAGCTCAAGCGCGAAATCCCCCTGACCGACGCCGCCCTGCGCACCGTCGCCAACGGCCGCCAGGTCGTCCGCGACATCCTCGATGGCAAGGACCACCGCCTGTTCGTGGTGATCGGCCCCTGCTCGATCCACGACATCAAGGCCGCCCACGAATACGCCGAGCGCCTGAAGGTACTGGCCGCGGAGGTCTCCGATACCCTGTTCCTGGTGATGCGCGTGTACTTCGAAAAGCCGCGCACCACCGTGGGCTGGAAGGGGCTGATCAACGACCCCTACCTGGATGACTCCTTCAAGATCCAGGACGGCCTGCATATCGGCCGCCAGCTGCTGCGCGACCTCGCCGAGATGGGCCTGCCCACCGCCACCGAAGCGCTCGACCCGATCTCCCCGCAGTACCTGCAGGACCTGATCAGCTGGTCGGCCATCGGCGCGCGCACCACCGAATCCCAGACCCACCGCGAGATGGCCTCGGGCCTGTCCTCGGCGGTCGGCTTCAAGAACGGCACCGACGGCAGCCTGACCGTGGCGATCAACGCCCTGCAGTCGGTTTCCAGCCCGCACCGCTTCCTGGGTATCAACCAGGAAGGCGGCGTCTCCATCGTCACCACCAAGGGCAATGCCTACGGCCACGTGGTGCTGCGCGGCGGCAACGGCAAGCCGAACTACGATTCGGTCAGCGTCGCCCTGTGCGAACAGGAACTGACCAAGGCGAAGATCCCGCTGAACGTGATGGTCGACTGCAGCCACGCCAACTCCAACAAGGACCCGGCGCTGCAGCCGCTGGTGATGGACAACGTCGCCAACCAGATCGCCGAAGGCAACAACTCCATCGTCGGCCTGATGGTGGAAAGCCACCTGGGCTGGGGCAGCCAGCCGATCCCGAAAGATCTCTGCCAGCTGCAGTACGGTGTTTCCATCACCGACGCCTGCATCGACTGGGACACCACCGAGAAGGCCGTGCGCAGCATGCATGCCAAGCTCAAGGACGTCCTGCCCAAGCGTCAGCGCGGCTGA
- a CDS encoding GNAT family N-acetyltransferase: MSESLSIHHDETSHQFVTTVDGHRAYLAYMDLGKQTLDIYRTFVPDTLRGRGIAAALTEHALQYAERKGYSVIPSCSYVERYLERRQRHTDTAL, encoded by the coding sequence GTGAGTGAGTCGTTGTCCATCCATCACGATGAAACCAGCCACCAGTTCGTCACGACGGTGGACGGCCATCGCGCCTATCTGGCCTATATGGATCTGGGCAAGCAGACGCTCGACATCTACCGCACCTTCGTCCCGGATACCCTGCGCGGCCGCGGCATCGCCGCTGCTCTGACCGAGCACGCCCTGCAGTACGCCGAGCGCAAGGGCTACAGCGTGATCCCGTCGTGCTCCTATGTGGAGCGCTACCTGGAACGCCGCCAGCGCCATACCGATACCGCGCTCTGA
- a CDS encoding crotonase/enoyl-CoA hydratase family protein — translation MSELITYQLEDGIATLTLNNGKVNAISPAVIEAFNQALDQAEQDRAVVIVTGQPGILSGGYDLKVMTSGPENAVNLVAAGSTLARRMLSHPYPVIVACTGHAVAKGAFILLSADYRIGVDGPFQIGLNEVAIGMTMHHVGIELARDRLRRSAFTRSVINAEMFNPRDAVDAGFLDKVVPAEQLQEAALEAARHLKKLNMTAHRNTKLKVRKQLLETLDRSIEQDKQHLA, via the coding sequence ATGAGTGAGCTGATCACCTACCAACTCGAAGACGGCATCGCCACCCTGACCCTGAACAACGGCAAGGTGAACGCGATCTCCCCCGCCGTCATCGAGGCCTTCAATCAGGCGCTGGATCAGGCGGAACAGGATCGGGCAGTGGTCATCGTCACCGGTCAGCCGGGCATTCTCTCCGGCGGCTACGACCTGAAGGTGATGACCTCCGGCCCGGAGAACGCCGTGAACCTGGTGGCCGCCGGTTCCACCCTGGCGCGCCGCATGCTCTCCCACCCCTACCCGGTCATCGTCGCCTGCACCGGCCATGCGGTGGCCAAGGGCGCTTTCATCCTGCTCTCGGCGGATTACCGCATCGGCGTCGACGGCCCCTTCCAGATCGGCCTGAACGAAGTCGCCATCGGCATGACCATGCACCACGTGGGCATCGAACTGGCCCGCGACCGCCTGCGCCGCTCGGCCTTCACCCGCTCGGTGATCAACGCCGAGATGTTCAACCCGCGCGATGCCGTGGACGCCGGTTTCCTCGACAAGGTGGTACCGGCCGAGCAACTGCAGGAGGCAGCCCTGGAAGCGGCACGCCACCTGAAGAAGCTCAACATGACCGCTCACCGCAACACTAAGCTGAAAGTGCGCAAGCAACTGCTGGAGACCCTCGACCGCTCCATCGAGCAGGACAAGCAGCACCTCGCCTGA
- a CDS encoding macro domain-containing protein, producing the protein MIRYVEGDILLSKAQVIAHGIAPQDHFDSGLALALRERWPSMVRDYRHAAHSDAPEPGSIWVWSGVDADGGTRCIANLLTQDMQGSGRGARPAKATLENVGHCLKELARYLQSERVSSLALPCLATGVGGLDWKDVKPLVERYLGDLGIAVVVYEVYRKGVAAAE; encoded by the coding sequence ATGATTCGATACGTTGAAGGCGACATTCTGCTCAGCAAGGCCCAGGTCATCGCGCACGGCATTGCACCCCAGGACCACTTCGACTCCGGCCTGGCGCTGGCACTGCGCGAGCGCTGGCCGTCGATGGTGCGCGACTATCGCCACGCCGCCCATTCGGATGCGCCGGAGCCGGGTTCGATCTGGGTCTGGTCGGGCGTCGATGCGGACGGTGGCACCCGATGCATCGCCAATCTGCTGACCCAGGACATGCAGGGTTCCGGACGCGGCGCGCGACCGGCGAAGGCGACACTGGAGAATGTCGGGCACTGCCTGAAGGAACTTGCCCGCTACCTGCAGAGCGAACGGGTGAGCAGCCTGGCGCTGCCTTGTCTGGCTACCGGTGTGGGCGGGCTCGACTGGAAGGATGTGAAACCGTTGGTGGAGCGTTACCTGGGCGATCTGGGCATCGCAGTGGTGGTCTACGAGGTCTACCGCAAGGGAGTGGCCGCCGCTGAGTGA
- a CDS encoding magnesium and cobalt transport protein CorA: protein MGRVIASAVYSKGRKVSDIPLEDGYRWACQPDHFVWTGLQEPTPEEMFNLQRQFNLHELAVSDALEKHSRPKLETFGDALFMVIYSPIRADSRLMFVETHLFAGVGYIISARHGFSQSYSQVRQRCEARPLLLAHGTDFVLYALLDFVVSNYEPVVEAIRGEIEEVEQQVLRKSLTQEQIEKIYGLRREVLKLKHYAAPMVEICQELQRLDFPFIDKQMRPYFRDVAIHVNRLLEDLTTLRDVATQTIEVGLALESSRQSVVQRKFAAWAAILAFPTAVAGIYGMNFEYIPELHWHYGYFLIMGLLVLGCVGLYISFKQAEWL from the coding sequence ATGGGCCGTGTCATCGCATCCGCCGTCTACAGCAAAGGCCGCAAGGTCTCCGATATTCCCCTGGAGGACGGTTACCGCTGGGCTTGCCAGCCCGACCATTTTGTCTGGACGGGGTTACAGGAGCCGACACCGGAAGAAATGTTCAACCTGCAGCGGCAGTTCAACCTGCACGAACTGGCCGTCTCCGACGCCCTGGAAAAGCACAGCCGACCGAAGCTGGAGACCTTTGGCGACGCGCTGTTCATGGTGATCTATTCGCCAATCCGTGCTGACAGCCGATTGATGTTCGTGGAAACCCACCTGTTCGCCGGCGTCGGCTACATCATCAGCGCCCGCCACGGCTTCTCGCAGTCTTACTCTCAGGTGCGCCAGCGCTGCGAGGCTCGGCCGTTGCTGCTGGCCCACGGCACCGACTTCGTGCTCTATGCCCTGCTGGACTTCGTAGTCAGCAACTACGAGCCGGTGGTGGAAGCCATCCGCGGAGAAATCGAGGAAGTCGAGCAGCAGGTACTGCGCAAATCGCTGACCCAGGAGCAGATCGAGAAGATCTACGGCCTGCGCCGCGAGGTGCTCAAGCTCAAGCACTATGCCGCGCCCATGGTGGAGATCTGCCAGGAACTGCAGCGCCTGGACTTCCCCTTCATCGACAAACAGATGCGCCCCTATTTCCGAGACGTGGCGATCCATGTGAATCGCCTGCTGGAAGATCTCACCACCCTGCGCGACGTGGCCACCCAGACTATCGAGGTCGGGCTGGCGCTGGAGTCTTCACGGCAGAGCGTGGTGCAGCGCAAGTTCGCTGCCTGGGCGGCGATCCTCGCCTTTCCCACGGCGGTGGCCGGCATCTACGGGATGAATTTCGAATACATCCCGGAGCTGCATTGGCACTACGGCTACTTCCTGATCATGGGGCTGCTGGTGCTGGGGTGCGTCGGGCTGTACATCAGCTTCAAGCAGGCGGAGTGGCTCTAG
- a CDS encoding amidotransferase, with protein MSLHICILETDILRPELIDQYKGYGWMFQQLFAKQPVPAEFKVYNVVEGHYPPEDEKFDAYLVTGSKADSFGTDPWIQTLKDYVLKLYERGDKLLGVCFGHQLLALVLGGKAERADQGWGVGIHDYRIEEQPEWMSPSLGDGLTLLVSHQDQVTELPHGARRIASSDFCPNAAYAIGDQVLCFQGHPEFQSDYSQAILELRKHVFSEPVFQSGIDSLARPHQGTVVGEWMMRFVQQGREKKQNAA; from the coding sequence ATGTCGTTGCACATCTGCATTCTGGAAACCGACATCCTCCGCCCCGAGCTGATCGACCAGTACAAAGGCTATGGCTGGATGTTCCAGCAACTGTTCGCCAAGCAACCCGTTCCGGCCGAGTTCAAGGTCTACAACGTGGTGGAAGGGCATTATCCGCCCGAAGATGAGAAGTTCGACGCGTACCTGGTGACAGGCAGCAAGGCGGACTCGTTTGGCACTGATCCCTGGATCCAGACCCTCAAGGACTACGTGCTGAAGCTCTATGAGCGCGGTGACAAGCTGCTGGGCGTGTGCTTCGGCCACCAGCTGCTGGCGCTGGTCCTCGGCGGCAAGGCCGAGCGTGCGGATCAGGGCTGGGGCGTGGGCATCCACGACTACCGCATCGAGGAACAGCCGGAGTGGATGAGCCCGTCGCTGGGCGATGGCCTGACCCTGCTGGTCAGCCACCAGGACCAGGTCACCGAGCTGCCCCATGGCGCGCGCCGTATCGCTTCCAGTGACTTCTGCCCGAACGCGGCCTACGCCATCGGTGACCAGGTTCTGTGCTTCCAGGGCCACCCCGAGTTCCAGAGCGACTACTCCCAGGCCATCCTGGAACTGCGCAAGCACGTCTTCAGCGAGCCGGTGTTCCAGTCCGGTATCGACAGCCTCGCGCGCCCGCACCAGGGCACTGTGGTGGGCGAGTGGATGATGCGCTTCGTGCAGCAGGGCCGCGAGAAGAAGCAGAACGCCGCCTGA
- a CDS encoding cysteine hydrolase family protein yields MTVPALLIIDQQQGMRESPEPRNNPQAEQRIGELLAAWRQAGWPVVHVRHISRTPGSPFWPGQPGAEFQPELAPLDHEQVLEKNVPDAFINSGLERWLRVRGIDSVVICGVSTNNSVEATARSAGNLGFVTQVVADACFAFDKRDFNGVLRNAEEVHAMSLANLQGEYAQVLDANSILRALSLS; encoded by the coding sequence ATGACCGTTCCCGCCCTGTTGATCATCGACCAGCAGCAAGGCATGCGCGAAAGCCCTGAGCCGCGCAACAACCCGCAGGCCGAACAGCGTATCGGTGAGTTGCTGGCAGCCTGGCGCCAGGCCGGCTGGCCGGTGGTTCACGTGCGGCACATCTCCCGTACACCGGGCTCGCCATTCTGGCCGGGGCAACCGGGGGCGGAGTTCCAGCCGGAGCTGGCACCGCTGGACCACGAACAGGTGCTGGAGAAGAACGTCCCTGATGCCTTCATCAATAGCGGCCTGGAGCGTTGGCTGCGGGTGCGCGGCATCGACTCGGTGGTGATCTGTGGCGTCAGCACCAACAACTCGGTGGAGGCCACGGCGCGTTCGGCGGGCAACCTGGGCTTCGTCACGCAGGTCGTGGCAGACGCCTGCTTCGCCTTCGACAAGCGCGATTTCAACGGCGTGCTGCGCAACGCGGAGGAGGTCCACGCCATGTCCCTGGCCAACCTGCAAGGCGAATATGCCCAGGTGCTGGACGCGAACTCGATCCTGCGAGCGCTGTCCCTGAGCTGA